One part of the Parabacteroides sp. FAFU027 genome encodes these proteins:
- a CDS encoding polysaccharide biosynthesis/export family protein has translation MSKWFSLLAIVFILLTSCQVNKKLVLMQGLGENVNLATARLDSLPEPVIKNGDLLYIDVYTLSMEASAPYNKLGMVEPGATSNLLNTRNNNSNSTVNAYLVDKNGEIEFPVIGRLKVVGMTHYQLEDFIRKQTYPRFLKENPIVTVRFQGFSVFIMKELGGATEVTTTKERINILEAIAKAGGLSITSRRDNVLVIRENQQGKREVFRVDLTDKNLIYSPYYYLQQNDLVYIEPSRNSLYSSVLSSNWGVAMQVISPFLTLTSLLLLLKK, from the coding sequence ATGAGTAAATGGTTTTCTCTGTTGGCTATTGTATTTATCTTGCTGACATCTTGTCAGGTCAATAAGAAACTGGTCTTGATGCAGGGCTTGGGTGAAAATGTAAATCTCGCTACAGCCCGTCTTGATTCATTGCCGGAGCCTGTTATCAAGAACGGGGATTTGCTCTATATAGATGTCTACACCTTATCCATGGAGGCGTCTGCTCCTTATAATAAGCTGGGGATGGTAGAGCCGGGAGCTACAAGTAACTTATTGAATACTAGAAATAACAATAGCAATTCTACAGTGAATGCTTATCTGGTAGATAAGAACGGCGAAATAGAGTTTCCGGTCATAGGGAGACTAAAGGTTGTCGGAATGACGCATTACCAGTTGGAAGACTTTATCCGTAAACAGACTTACCCTCGTTTCCTGAAAGAAAACCCTATTGTGACTGTACGTTTTCAGGGATTCAGTGTATTTATCATGAAGGAGCTTGGTGGAGCCACAGAAGTCACAACAACAAAAGAACGAATTAATATCCTCGAAGCTATAGCAAAGGCTGGTGGCTTGTCAATCACCAGTCGGAGAGACAACGTATTGGTCATACGGGAAAATCAACAGGGAAAACGAGAGGTATTCCGTGTGGATCTTACCGATAAAAACCTGATCTATTCGCCTTATTATTACCTACAACAAAATGATCTGGTTTATATTGAACCATCCAGAAATAGTCTCTACTCCTCTGTTCTTTCGAGTAATTGGGGGGTAGCCATGCAAGTGATTTCGCCTTTCCTGACCCTGACTTCGCTGTTGCTATTGTTGAAAAAATAA